A section of the Streptomyces agglomeratus genome encodes:
- a CDS encoding DUF6233 domain-containing protein — MPPPSTEQQILGERRPSGWVLQKLDGGRGPGREVIHAVDCEEAPAGAPKLTLNQALDLAEDSGTPAVLPV; from the coding sequence CTGCCGCCGCCGTCGACGGAGCAGCAGATCCTTGGGGAGCGCCGGCCGTCGGGCTGGGTCCTGCAGAAGCTGGACGGCGGCCGCGGTCCCGGCCGTGAGGTCATCCACGCAGTCGACTGCGAGGAAGCACCTGCCGGGGCGCCGAAGCTGACTCTGAACCAGGCGCTGGACCTCGCGGAGGATTCTGGGACCCCGGCTGTGCTTCCTGTGTAG